One genomic region from Bacilli bacterium encodes:
- the galE gene encoding UDP-glucose 4-epimerase GalE gives MSVLVTGGTGYIGSHTVVELINAGYEVVIVDNYINSKPEVLDAIQTITGKKPRFYNLDVIDKAGLKKVFQENKIDQVIHFAGLKAVGESVSKPLEYYRNNIDSTLSLLEVMRQFKVNNLVFSSSATVYGEENDFPYVETMRLGTPTSPYGKTKLFIEMILKDVNHANPGLNVAVLRYFNPIGAHPSGLIGEDPQGLPNNLMPYITRVAAGKLDTLHVFGNDYPTQDGTCERDYIHVVDLALGHLAALKKLESHPGFVVYNLGTGKGISVLELIHDFEGVNHLKLNYVIDKRRPGDLPAYWADASKAKRELNWETKLTAKDACRDSWNWEKHKSGK, from the coding sequence ATGAGTGTATTAGTTACCGGTGGAACAGGCTATATTGGCTCGCACACTGTCGTCGAATTGATAAATGCCGGATATGAGGTTGTTATTGTTGATAACTATATTAACTCTAAACCAGAAGTGCTTGATGCAATTCAGACGATAACGGGTAAAAAACCTCGTTTTTATAATTTAGATGTCATTGATAAAGCGGGGTTAAAAAAGGTTTTTCAGGAAAACAAAATTGACCAAGTCATTCATTTTGCAGGCCTTAAGGCCGTGGGAGAATCGGTTTCAAAACCGTTAGAGTATTACCGGAACAACATTGATTCTACTTTATCGCTGCTTGAGGTAATGCGCCAATTTAAGGTTAACAACCTCGTATTTAGTAGCAGCGCTACTGTTTATGGCGAGGAAAATGATTTTCCTTATGTTGAAACCATGCGGTTAGGAACCCCGACAAGTCCTTATGGGAAAACTAAGCTTTTTATTGAAATGATTTTAAAAGATGTCAACCACGCCAACCCAGGACTTAACGTTGCCGTTTTAAGATATTTCAACCCTATCGGCGCTCATCCTTCGGGACTGATCGGCGAGGATCCTCAGGGATTACCCAATAACCTCATGCCTTATATCACGCGTGTAGCCGCCGGCAAACTGGATACGCTTCATGTTTTTGGCAACGACTATCCAACCCAAGATGGAACATGTGAACGTGATTACATTCACGTTGTCGATCTTGCCTTAGGCCATTTGGCGGCCTTGAAAAAATTGGAAAGCCATCCGGGATTTGTCGTTTATAATCTCGGTACAGGTAAGGGAATTTCTGTTCTTGAACTTATTCACGATTTTGAGGGCGTCAACCACTTGAAGTTAAATTATGTGATTGACAAAAGACGGCCAGGAGATCTACCAGCCTACTGGGCGGACGCGAGCAAGGCGAAACGAGAACTTAATTGGGAAACAAAACTGACAGCTAAAGATGCTTGCCGCGATTCGTGGAATTGGGAAAAGCACAAGAGTGGAAAATAA